Genomic segment of Salvia hispanica cultivar TCC Black 2014 chromosome 2, UniMelb_Shisp_WGS_1.0, whole genome shotgun sequence:
GAAAGTCCTTCCCTTCTTCAGAGGATAAGTGTTCGACCCAAAGACATCTCTTCTCTGTGCGAACTCATGATCATCACCAGAAATTCCcgtttcaaaatttgttcGTAGCAGACCTGATATGCCTTTAACCTGAACAATTAGTAAAACATAAATCTAAGTTACTAAGGCACACATCACAGAAACTGGCTAAATAGATGTAAAGAAGAAAGGTAGTCTTGCCCCTCCGTATTGCTCAAATGCAGCAATATTATGATCTCTGTTCATTGAAGCAAGCTGATCGGGTGAAACTCCATAAGGCCCagatggagatggaggaaTGACTGGTGAGCCTAACACTGaatcaccaaaaaaaagaTTTGTTTAACCTACACAGAAGTTTTTCAAGTGGCACTACTTCAATGAAAATCAACACTGAGGAAATCAGAGCGGAGAAGTCCAAATCCTAATAGAAGCTTGGGAATGCAAATTGTACGAATATCGGACTTATCTCAGAGCAGTATCTATCACTAGATGTTTGCACTCGTATTGGTAAGGTGTAGTGGAGAGTCAAGTCATTAGAAGATTCTATTCCTGAAGCTAGAGTTGTCTGTCTCTTGCACTACTATTTCGACAAAACTCAGAATTAAGTTGAACATAATGATCCAAAAACTTTGGGAAGGGTGAGTAGGAGTTAAGGTATACTGCAATAGAAGTAATTGATTAAATACCTTTGGCCTGCTGTCCAGCCAATTTGAAACGCAATGCAGCCTACAATTACCAGAAGACTAGTACATAAGTGATTAAAGAAGTTATtcatttgaataatttatacaGGTGCTCAGTCCATTTTTGTATTACCCTTATGACTTGAGCATGCGCTCTAATCATCCGTCTTCTCTTTTCGTGCTGCTCATCCCTTTTCAAGTCTAACGTGTAGCGAAAGCGACGAGAAGCATTAAGCACAAGAGCTGCTTGCTGGAAAGGACCAACACTTGCAAATCAGAAATAAATAGCTTCCCCTTCCATCTTTATCAGTCAATCAACGAATGCATCATCACTCCATATATACGAGCATATGAATCGATCACTATACATGTTTTCGACCACAAAATCGCACATTATCACAACTAAACCACAATTCATTGCTGATCAATCGTTCAATTTCAATCTAAAACAGTAACATCACAGAATCAATCGGATTATCTTCGTTGAGATTCATACTTAAAGATGAACAGCAAGTGCatttaaacacacacacacacagacgAATTAAAAACACATCCCGACGCCTTACCCTCCAGCGCTTGAGCATATTGTGAGACGCATTTTTGGTGCTGCCGATGTCGAAAGGGTCGGAAAACTCTTCATCGGCCTCAGATCCATCGTCGGGCGCCGTGCCGCTCTCGATGTCATGGAAAatgtcttcttcttcgccgTTGGTCATGGCGCCGCCGCTTCAGCAGAATTAAAACAACAACGAAATTGAGCGTCGGAGAAACTCAATCGGATCGATCTCGAATTGGAGCAGATTCAACGCGCACTGAGAGCTGCGATTGTTAACACAATGCATATACTGATcactatctctctctttactctctgtctctctccacctctgtttctctctctctctctaaaaatagGAATCCGATCCAACCGCCACGCCATGGAAAATAGCTATGATTGGGGAAATTTTTTGCTAATTTCAAACCATTTTCCGCAGTGATTTTACGATTTATTGCATACGAACTTGACCGAGAATTCGTAACGGCGAAGTTCATCGCCATGGAACACTCGAATCTAGATCGGAAGAAGCTTTGCAGGAATTTCCCGCgcagaaaaataaatcagtTGGAACTAAGTTACTCTAAACATCAAATTATTCTCGCTTAATCAAAGAATTGTTTAATACTAGCAGTAGCattagggatattggcatctaattaattttgaaaaaaataaaattactccacgtaagatttaatttggtcgtatttttcttttttcgatATAATCGGATGGTTACAAAGTTACAATTCATTACTTTTGCACTTcgtattaaatttattggatATTAGTTAAAGTTAGAGTGCATATTAACAAATTATATGCATGTACATTACGGTGGTGTTCGATttcctaaataaaataatataagatataatttaggattgagCAAATAACGGTGGATATAATATAGGATACTGACAGTTTGGacttttttttgattttgtgaagGTTGTGATTCACTCTGTTTTTAATCGTGAAGTGGAAATTTATATGTAGCTTGTGTTGATGATTTCTGGTTTTGTTTGGATCATTGATTTTACAaggctttatttttatttgctgAAATGCTAAATCGAATATTGGACCTATTAATTGGGGGAAAGACGAAAGGAAAGTGTTGTTTATGCATTGGCTGATAGCTTATGTTGATGATTTCTGGTTTTGTTTGGATCATTGATTTTACAaggctttatttttatttgctgAAATGCTAAATCGAATATTGGACCTATTAATTGGGGGAAAGACGAAAGGAAAGTGTTGTTTATGCATTGGCTGTTGTTATAATTGGAAGAAGTGAGGAGCTGAGTTTTGCTATATGTGTAGGATGGCTGAGAAGGGAGGACAGATTGTTCCGGAGTCTGTTTTGAAGAAACAGAAGAGAGCCGAGGAATGGGCCTTGGTTAAAAAGCAGGAGGTTGCAGCTCTCAAGGAAAAGAAATCGGCAAACAGGAAGCTGATTTACAACCGAGCGAAGGAGTACGCCAAGGAGTACGCAGCACAGGTGCTTTACGAGACTCTTGGTGCTGTGTTGTGTGTCACTGTATGGTTGCTTACTTGACTTGTTTCGTTTTGTTGTGTTTAGGAAAGGGAGCTCATTCAGTTGAAGCGTGAGGCGAGGTTGAAAGGAGGGTTCTATGTGAACCCAGAAGCTAAGCTGCTGTTCATCATTCGTATTCGTGGGTACGTAGTTGTGTTATGTGGAGTGGTTGGATTGGTCGTGTATGATTGATATCGTCTAACTTACACGTCTTCTGGCTTGATTATTCAGTATTAATGCGATGCATCCAACGACAAAGAAGATTTTGCAGCTGCTCCGTCTGCGTCAGGTGATGACGCATCTCGTTAATGTTCTTTTACATTTCTATAAGATATTGGCTTCACGGTTGTTATTACCTTTAGTTGGTGTTTATGATCAATTTCTTAAAGTTAGCAATTAGATAGATAGCCTTTTTGTGAAATAGGGCTGGGGAATTATACCGAAATATCGGAATACCGGacttaccgtaccgaaaaaataccgaaaataccgttttttcggtataccgtagttttcggtacggtatgataccgtACCGATAGAGATCGGTACGGTAACGGTATTAGATTTCCCATACCGTGGTATACTCGAAGATTCGGTATGTTGGTATATACCGGTATACCGAagattcggtatataccgatgCTTCGGTATACCGTGGTATACCGTGGTATACCGGTATACcgattgatatatatataatatataaatactatatttatatatattatttaaactaaattttaaaaaacaagatttttattataaaaaaataaaagaatcaaaattgggaaccctattttttgaagtagtctaaaactagatttttttttaatattttggatataataGATTTTTTCACGGTATAATGGTATAACGGTATGCCGTACCGCAAAACACGGTATAACTGTATATCGGAATGCCATATCacagttcggtataccgcaaaagtacgGATACCGAAAtgcggtacggtataccgataACACGGTATGGAAAAACTGTCATACCGAATttccggtataccgaacttcggtataccgaaacttacggtacggtatcggtatgaTTTTTGTCATACCGTAACTTTCGGTATGGTATACGGTATGGCACTcccggtacggtataccgtaccgaaccACCCCTAGTCAGATCTTATCCCTGCCTTTTTcactcataaaatttgaaattttttaggtttttgtttagtgtaaacctaaaggTAGGTATTTATTTTCCCAAAAACCAAAAGTTGGATTGGTTTTTTAGTACTATTGGAGCTAAATAGCTAtctcattttaggttttagtgtACTCTTAGAGATGGTCTAACTGTGTAAGATTTTGCTTTCCTGATTATGAAAATAGGATTCGAATATTTTAATGGAtcttagtagtagtaattggTGTCAATACACAAGATTTGGAAATTAAAGTGTACTAATTTTagctaaaatttgaatttttgtgatttgtttATCCTAATTCCTAAAGGATGACATTGACAAGTAGTGCTCGaagttttttgtttgtcctaaTAAAATTggttctttttcttttttcagtcGTTCCATTAAAACTAGCTCATTCAGAAAAGCTTTTTACACAAgattacaaatttattgaaCTCgactactactccctccgtttcctCATAATTGAagcgaaacttttcggcacggagtttaagaaagaAATGTTGAATGTGTTAaacaaatagataaaaaagtaagaaagagaaaaagataaagagaataaagtaaaaagtaaataaagtagagagaataaaataagagggagtaaagtaagaaagagaaaaaacttactactatatatggaaatgactcaactataagtGAACGGAAGAAGTACTAGTTTATATATCAAACACAAGTTTCCCCAAAAGTAAAATTCTACTTTTATTAGAACCAATGaacttattatattttgcagTAGAATCTTCACTCTTAAATATATTCCAAAATGTTTTGTAGTAATTGAGAGAgatcaatataaaaagttcTATTTCAGTAAGAATCTTAAATCATCCATTAACTAATAGTCTAGTACTACCttcgtcccccaaattttgacactaATTTTCAATACACAACTATGACCAATTCCTAGTCATTAGATTTGAagatctaatggttgaaataattagtatggttatatatatatatatatatatatatatatatatatatacgcacccctatatagggatgtattcaaatccttttcgtatcttttgtcctttttccttcttaatcctagccccacgatttcgtcatctgacggttagattaatgcgacgtgtcatttaataatgcacattttcattctaataatgcacagcgactaataatgcaacattatagactaataatgcacattttcattctaataatgcacaacggctaataatgcaacattatagactaataatgcattgatcacaaccatccaattcaaggatccaagggctgagattaagaagaaaataggacacttagggtgcaaaggagcctaacgcacccctatatatatatatatatagagagagagagagagagtcccattatccacaaatccactcttaaagaccgaaccaccgaaccctaccaaattagggcttttagatctagttttttatggaNNNNNNNNNNNNNNNNNNNNNNNNNNNNNNNNNNNNNNNNNNNNNNNNNNNNNNNNNNNNNNNNNNNNNNNNNNNNNNNNNNNNNNNNNNNNNNNNNNNNTTCCGTGTTTGATTTTGCGGAGTTTGCTTCATCTGTATGTTGATTAAGATGCATTACTCTTTTGACTGTTGCTATGAATTGGTTGTAGAATTATATCGAGAGCTTGGGAGGTGGCTGGAACGCGATACGATGATGCCAAGTTAGCAAAGAGAAGTGCTTCCAGCTTGCTGTCTGATGGAGCCACTGCAGGTTCTCTCGAGCTGTGGAATATCCGAACAAGTGGAGGTGAAATCCCAGAAACTTGTGTGTATTTGGTTTTGGCATTATTGTATGACATCTAAAACTGTGCTCGATGTACAGAACCGCTTCAAGTGGCTTGGATGGGATTGTCCCAGAAGGTTAGGCGTTGGTTTTAGGTTATCTTTCGAGCTATATATGTTTTCGCTTCTGCAAACTCTTGATTTCACTATTGTCAGTCCGGTTTTCGTTTTTAGGCAATTTTTTGCTGCTCGGATGGGAATGTTTATGGTCGGCTTATTGGTAAGTCTATTCACTAAATAATGTAGATTAGCTGCATATGTTGCTTTGTGTGTCTGAGTAGTATTTCACTTTAATCGCATCGGCCTTTGTGAAGTCTGTTGCTTTTCTACCTGTTTGTTGAGCTACACTTCACTGTTTTGGCAATGCGAggaaatattttgtgtgttgatgtCTGGCTCGTTGCTGATTGTTTCGTGTTGTGATACAGGAGAAAACCTGCTATCAGGAATCGTAAAGTCCGTCTGCCCTTTGTACTTCAGCATTAGAGAAACCAACGAAGTGATGTCAACGGAGCAGCCTTGTGATTTAGCATATGAATTCGGAGATGGAATGCTGAATCTTCCAGAATATCCGCAAGAATATCCAAAACCAGGTTTCGTGACTCGTAGATGATAGATTTAACGAAGAATTTACATGCTTAGTCTCTTATGCATTGTGAGTGCTGATTGGCCATCAACTTCTCCCTTCCAGCAAAACATCCATGGCCGTTTAACGATCAAGTCGTGATATACATACGCCACGTGGGTCCGGGAGTTATGGTGGGGCAGGCATGGCAAGAAGGTAGATCTTTGCAACAAGTTCCCAAGAAGCTATGCAGTGAGATCTTGATGGTTAAACAAgaatgagtgagaattaagAAGCCAAAACTATAAAAGTATCATGAAATAACACCTTCAAATTATCTTCAACAACATGGGTGAAGTAATTGTGCAGCTCAGTTCCTTTAAATGACCCAAAATTTCTTGCCAATCAGGAGGATTCTGccaaataatatagagaaaatgtGACATGTTGAACTCACTTCaaaggaaaattgaaaatgaaggaTGGGTGAATAGGTAAATTAAGGAAGTTACATTAATAAATCTTCCCAAGATGGGTCCCACCAATCCAGACAAGAGTTTAAGTGAAGTAGTTTTTCCAATGCCATTATTTCCCACGAGGCCAAGAACATGGCCAGCTCTTGATATAGGTAAACTGTGATAAATGTTGGACAAGTTATAATAAGTAAGCAAGTAATTGCCTATGAATTAAACAAGAAACAGACCTTTGCAATTTAAAGGAGTTAGGGCCAAAACGATGGATTGTGTTTGTATCTGACATCTCTCTATTCAACTGATTTGGTTTCTGAGagatttaaaattgtaatcaaaatcaagaaaaacccTAATAAATGGTTTATCCTAGATTGGCCGACAGTAATTACATGTATTGAATGAATATGTTTTATGTTTGGTTTATTAAGatgaatatcattttaaatgattttaaatgagtaattatataataatgagCTATGGTCAtttcttcaattcaaattGTTTCACAACTTAATTAATCTTGGATGAATAATTAATGAGGTCATAGCATTGTACGACATCGTTTAATGTTCACTTAATGATATGATAACGAGTAATAGGCACTCCTCCAAccaaaataatctcacaacttaatcctataTGAATATTCATATAACAATGAGTCATCACAGTCGAAAATAATACAGTCCTTAGAAAAATTTATCCATAAACgataagaataaaatcttgtctaattaattaattaggaatCAAATTGAAGTTAATTACAGATGAGATTTTAATGATCTGTCGGATGACTCTTTCCATATATAAGTGTTAACTAATTTAACAtataatcttaatatattaaatatgtgCTTTTATGCAATGATTTAGgaaacaaacaatttatgcaataatttaggatataattacaatatacaaataattaagtattcATAGGAAAgattaatttacaaatcaTGTCTAAATTTATCTTACTAGCTATTTCCATAcaaacttttgaaaatatatctatatatatgtaccaGTCGCATAACACTCATCACCACTTTCTTGCtttgttcttttctttgtCGTCATTAATACTCATTATAGGTATGTATTAGTTGCCCTAGATTATTATgtatatgtttttttgtgcTTGATTGTAGTTATTATGTGTGTGTCTCTTTCTCTCCTGcatgaatttgaattaatgCATCATATTACAAGTTGAGTATTAgttttctttgcttttttaattttttaattttttttgttaccttttccttcttttttttgtattaacCGTTAATGGATGCTAGTAcatatattttctcaaaatcatGTTTCTTTTAGTGTTGTACATAAATTTGTCAATGATCATACATGTAAAAGGGAATAGATAAAGGTTTAAGAATGTTACTTCGAGcttataattaatgttttttagataaatttacTAAGAATGAACTCCTTTAAATTAATGTCAATGTAacctttaattttgattttagattgtttttttatgatttcaaGAAAGCATTCTAAATCGGAGCTTTTacttttaatgcaaaaatggGGACGTGAAATCATAGTGCTTTTaatacaaatatgaaaaaagaaagaaacacataattttggtGATGTTATTAActgattaattttatgtttgcttGATCATTTTAAGAGGCTTACTTATTCTTGATTAATCAGTCAAACAAAGTATTTTGGAAGTTGCAAAATGTCAGATGTTACTAGAGAAGCCCTTCTAATGAAGATACAAACGGTAAGTTTTACTATATGATGGATTGGGTGGTTATctcatttataattataattatatctttTTTGGGTAATTCTCTATCCAGAACTTGAACTTCAACATTATGTTGGAAATTTCTCAACATATAAGTATAACTTTCTCAAcataacatgtaaatttaaatctcaacacaaagacataattttatcaacacaaatctATTGAGAAAGTTTTGTCTttgtattgataattttaatacataatattgagatagtTCTGAGTTCTGGATTAGAAACGTTGGTTTTATctcatttataattataattatatctttTTTGGGTCTTCTCTAAACTTCTTGTATGTATCAGGTTCACCACCTTATCGAAATGTGCATTCAACTTTACATGAATAAGGAGGAAACGATTGATTATTTGTCACAAAAAGCAAAAGTTGAACCTGAAATCATTAAAATTGGTAACTTTAATCAAACTAATTTACTTTCTTCCAAATATTTGGAGGACGGGGTAGTATATTTCTTCATGTGTTCgaatttttataattcattaataaatttgCTTTTCTTCCAAAAAGATTATGTGGAAAGACTCGAGgtttaaaatactaaattttttaaggCCTATCATGCTGTAAATTTGTGGCTGGAAGGATCGGATAGTAAAGATTTAACTGAGCTGCTCAAGAAGCGAGGTTGAGCTTATGCGTAAAAGAGCAGGGATATTAGGACCTTTGAGCCGCTTGAATCGATCTCGCATGCATTCAAGTGAGCTTTCCTCGGCTTAGCCACTATATGCCACATTAAGTACTCCGTCATCACTTGATGACacgtttcttttttagtttgtccgaATTAAGATTAGACATTTAACTTTTTGATACTCCCTCGAGTCCCGGATAATTTGGGGCACTTTGACCCGAAACACGAGTtcaatataatggaaagtgggttgaaaaagttggtgggatgtgagtctGCTTTTAAAgtcgtccgtgaataggagtctcatttctttctgacacgagttttaagaaatgttaagaaaaatgagtggaaaaaagttagcaaAAAAAGAGATACTAATGCTGAGATTATGGAGACCAATCTTTTTCGGAGAACTGTCGGTGGTCTTTTTCagtgggaaaaaaaaagtacacacACTGGAGGTGCCACTGCGCgtataaatctataaatacagtgattattcaaataaataatgttttatCGCATAATTCGCATTGATATAATTGTagttttaaatataaacaGAGGCAGAAGAAGACGATTAAACCATCGATAAGCGCCAAAAAGGATAAAGACACGCTGCTGCAGCTCAGCTCTCTTTCTGTTTCATAGCTAttgggggagagagagaagctGAGATCTGAAAGCAATGGGCGTGGATCCGAGGCAGGTGCTGGCGGGGGTGCTGACGGTGACTATGTTTGTAATGCTCGGCGACATGATCAAGCGCGACCATTTCGACGCGGTTCAGGTGTGATTTTGACTGCCAATTGTGATCGTAGTTGAGTGTTAcagtttgatttgattgctTGATTTATCGTTGCAATGGCGTGAGCTAGCTAGTTAGGTGATTTGTGTGTGGATTGGATTTGAGGTGTTTTGATGATTAGAGATTCGTGATTTGGAATGTATTGCAGATTTCTGTGGTGAATTGAGTGGTTTGGTGTGGATTTCTGTGGTCAATTGTGATCGTAGTTGAGCTGctgtttgatttgattgctTGATTTATCGTTGCAATGGCGTGAGCTAGCTAGTGGATTGGATTGAGGTGTTTTGATGATTAGAGATTCGTGATTTGGAATGTATTGCAGATTTCTGTGGTGAATTGAGTGGTTTGGTGTGGATTTCTGTGGTCAATTGTGATCGTAGTTGAGCTGctgtttgatttgattgctTGATTTATCGTTGCAATGGCGTGAGCTAGCTAGTTAGGTGATTTGTGTGTGGATTGGATTTGAGGTGTTTTGATGATTAGAGATTTGTGATTTGGAATGGTTTGCAGATTTCTGTGGTGAATTGAGTGGTTTGGTGTGGATGTGTTTTGTATGTTGATTTGATCTGATGTGAATTGATTTGTGATGTGCATTTGGAGTGATTGATGAATCTGTAGATTTTTCGATTTTGTCTCGATTTAGGGAGATACAGATCATCATTGACTTTGATTTTGCTATGTGGTGGTGCACTTGAGAAGGAAGTACTATCAAACAGAGGAGttgaaaattggaattgtggAAATGATGCTTTTCCTTTTAtagtttttgttttgcattttgatgaaaatgtatGTCCTTTTGCTGATTTTACTCTTTGCACAGCCGGCTGTTCATGATACGAGCAAGGCCGTGGAGCATACGATTGCTAGTGTTGCAAAAGGAGTGGATGGGCCTTGGAAGGAGGATGGTGTGACGTTGAAGCCGTGTTGGAAGAAGGAGGTTTTTGGTAAGCTCATTAGATTTCTGAAAGATTTGGAACCTTTTTGTGAATGTGTCTTACTTGATGTTTTGGTAACAGAGGAGGCCGATGAATCACTAGGGTATGTCACCTTCTCGCTCACTAACGGCCCAGAATACCATGTTTCTCAGGTAGCTTCGTATACTTAGCCGTAGACATTGTTGTagtctttattttgtttcttgattGGGATGGGGCTAATCCAAGTTGATATTaatcaaattccaaaaaaaatttgaactttcCAACCCACTCAATAAATGCATCAGTTAACCTTTACAATAAGCTTCTTGGCACTCATGTTGAGGAGTCAGCTTCTATATTTGAAAAGGAATACCATTATCCTAGATATAGATTTATCAGGATCAATTTGCATATTAGCATCCGTATTAAATGCTTCATGATTTGCAAATTTGGGGGATTCTGCAGCTTCTCTATCAAAAATGcttcatttcttcttttcaatTGCTTGCTCATTTCTGGTTATCATCTTCATCAGATTGCTGATGCTGTAGTTGTTGCAAGACAACTACGAGCGACACTTGTGATCCCGGATATTAGAGGAAGTGAACCAGGTGATAGAAGGTAAGATGATGAAGCACAAATAGTTTCGTTGTAAACTGTTGCATGCTTGGAAGATGTTAAAAAGTAATACTAGCTGGAATCTGAATATTGACTTAGTACAGTGTTCGTATCTTTCAGGAACTTCGATGATGTCTATGATGTTGATAAATTCGTTACAAGCCTTGATGGAGTGGTCAAAGTTGTCAAATCTCAGCCTAAGATATCAGCTCGTAATCTTGCAGTAGTGAAGGTCCCTAATCGCGTTACTGAAGAATACATCGCTGACAATATCGAAACAGTTTTCAAAACCAAGGGAAACATAAGGCTCGTAACCTACTTCCCATCAGTTAAcatgaaaaaagataaagagaggACCGACACAAACTCTGTTGCGTGTTTAGCCATGTTTGGGACGCTGGAGCCTCAGACAGAAGTTCGTGAAGTTGTTGACTCCATGATCGACCGCCTCAAGACCCTCAGTAAGAAGTCAAACGGACAGTTCGTGGCGATTGACTTGAGGGTCGATATACTTGAGAAAAAGGGTTGTCACAAGAATGGTGGCTCTGGATCCAAAAGTTGCTACAGTCCACAAGATATAGCTTTCTTTTTGAGGAAGCTGGGCTTTGAGAAGGATACCACGGTGTACGTGACCCAAACGAAATGGCATAGCAGCCTCGATGCTCTGAAGGACTTCTTCCCAAAAACTTATACAAAGGTATGAATTTCATCTGAAAGAAGCTCATTTGATTCTTGATCTAGATACACATTTTGATAGTAcattact
This window contains:
- the LOC125203185 gene encoding 60S ribosomal protein L7-4-like, whose protein sequence is MCRMAEKGGQIVPESVLKKQKRAEEWALVKKQEVAALKEKKSANRKLIYNRAKEYAKEYAAQERELIQLKREARLKGGFYVNPEAKLLFIIRIRGINAMHPTTKKILQLLRLRQVMTHLVNVLLHFYKILASRLLLPLVGVYDQFLKVSN
- the LOC125207043 gene encoding LOW QUALITY PROTEIN: uncharacterized protein LOC125207043 (The sequence of the model RefSeq protein was modified relative to this genomic sequence to represent the inferred CDS: substituted 2 bases at 2 genomic stop codons), with protein sequence MRYDALLFXLLLXIGCRIISRAWEVAGTRYDDAKLAKRSASSLLSDGATAGSLELWNIRTSGEPLQVAWMGLSQKAIFCCSDGNVYGRLIGENLLSGIVKSVCPLYFSIRETNEVMSTEQPCDLAYEFGDGMLNLPEYPQEYPKPAKHPWPFNDQVVIYIRHVGPGVMVGQAWQEGRSLQQVPKKLCSEILMVKQE
- the LOC125204055 gene encoding protein MANNAN SYNTHESIS-RELATED 2-like, with product MGVDPRQVLAGVLTVTMFVMLGDMIKRDHFDAVQPAVHDTSKAVEHTIASVAKGVDGPWKEDGVTLKPCWKKEVFEEADESLGYVTFSLTNGPEYHVSQIADAVVVARQLRATLVIPDIRGSEPGDRRNFDDVYDVDKFVTSLDGVVKVVKSQPKISARNLAVVKVPNRVTEEYIADNIETVFKTKGNIRLVTYFPSVNMKKDKERTDTNSVACLAMFGTLEPQTEVREVVDSMIDRLKTLSKKSNGQFVAIDLRVDILEKKGCHKNGGSGSKSCYSPQDIAFFLRKLGFEKDTTVYVTQTKWHSSLDALKDFFPKTYTKESIMPMENKEKFLNSDTTEFEKVIDYYICSESDVFVPAISGLFYANVAGKRIASGKTQILVPADISTPTAAPEEFVSSYVTKKNHFAYSCFC